From Hymenobacter sedentarius, a single genomic window includes:
- a CDS encoding TCR/Tet family MFS transporter — translation MSEKRPPALGFIFVTILIDVIGLGIIIPVVPKLIQQLTGEGLSRASEYSGWLTFAYASAQFCFAPVIGGLSDKLGRRPVLLAALLGLGLDYIFLSFAPTLAWLFVGRVIAGITGASFTTATAYIADISTPEKRAQNFGLVGAAFGIGFIIGPAVGGLLADFGSRVPFMVAAGLSLCNFFYGYFVLPESLAPDKRRPFEWRRANPVASLLRLGHYPAVLGLVAALVLIYLAGSATQSVWTFYTMLKFGWTEKLVGISLAVIGLFSGLVQGGLVRVAIPRLGAARAIVVGLLCYALGFVLFAFASKGWLMLVFLAPYCLGGISGPALQGTISGQVPANEQGELQGSLTSLISATGVVGPLLMTYLFAFFTRPTAPVQFPGAPFLLGAVLALASVGLAVRSLRKHPPVAASAPPAEAIPAH, via the coding sequence ATGTCCGAAAAACGTCCTCCCGCTCTTGGTTTCATCTTCGTCACGATTCTGATTGACGTCATTGGGCTGGGCATCATCATTCCGGTGGTACCCAAGCTCATTCAGCAGCTCACGGGCGAGGGGTTGAGCCGGGCCTCGGAGTATTCGGGCTGGCTCACGTTTGCCTACGCCAGCGCGCAGTTTTGCTTTGCGCCGGTGATTGGCGGGCTCAGCGACAAGCTGGGGCGGCGGCCGGTGCTGCTGGCGGCGCTCTTGGGCCTGGGGCTCGACTACATCTTTCTAAGCTTTGCCCCTACCCTGGCGTGGCTGTTTGTGGGCCGCGTGATTGCGGGCATCACGGGGGCGAGCTTCACCACGGCCACAGCCTACATTGCCGACATCAGCACGCCCGAGAAGCGGGCCCAGAACTTTGGGCTGGTGGGCGCCGCGTTCGGCATTGGCTTCATTATTGGGCCGGCGGTGGGCGGGCTGCTGGCCGACTTTGGCTCGCGGGTGCCGTTTATGGTGGCGGCCGGGCTGAGTTTGTGCAATTTTTTTTACGGCTATTTTGTGCTGCCTGAGTCGCTGGCGCCCGACAAGCGGCGGCCGTTTGAGTGGCGGCGGGCCAATCCGGTGGCCTCGCTGCTGCGGCTGGGGCACTACCCGGCGGTGTTGGGCCTGGTGGCCGCGCTGGTGCTGATTTACCTGGCCGGCTCGGCCACGCAGTCGGTCTGGACGTTTTATACCATGCTCAAGTTTGGCTGGACCGAGAAGCTGGTGGGCATCTCGCTGGCGGTAATTGGGCTGTTTTCTGGCCTGGTGCAGGGCGGGCTGGTGCGCGTGGCCATCCCGCGGCTGGGTGCGGCCCGGGCCATTGTGGTGGGGCTGCTGTGCTATGCGCTGGGCTTTGTGCTGTTTGCGTTTGCCTCAAAGGGGTGGCTTATGCTGGTTTTCCTGGCCCCCTACTGTCTGGGAGGCATTTCAGGGCCAGCCTTGCAAGGCACCATCTCGGGCCAGGTGCCGGCCAACGAGCAGGGCGAATTGCAGGGCTCGCTCACCAGCCTCATCAGCGCCACAGGCGTGGTGGGGCCGCTGCTGATGACGTATTTGTTTGCGTTTTTCACGCGGCCCACGGCGCCGGTGCAGTTTCCGGGCGCGCCGTTTTTGCTGGGTGCGGTGCTGGCACTGGCCAGCGTGGGGCTGGCCGTGCGCTCGCTCCGCAAGCACCCGCCCGTAGCAGCCAGTGCGCCCCCTGCCGAAGCTATTCCGGCGCACTAG
- a CDS encoding M56 family metallopeptidase, producing the protein MSSTVLYLLKANVALLVFAPAYFGLLRRLTFFSLNRFYLLFTLLFSAAYPLLPLPALFPAGAALPAAFVLVETSAAHSAMVAGPVAPAVDWGAVGLLLYAGGAAVLLGRLLVQLLSLWQLRRTSHPSVVLGQPIRALAGVVSPFSFWRTIYLNPRQHPGAELAAVLRHEQVHARQWHTLDVLLAQVAQALAWCNPAAWLLRRALLDNLEYLADHAALQTGLDRQAYQYSLLCLSQGVAGPSLVSHFTFPTLKNRVIMMNSPASALGQTGRYLLALPLAVGLAVGVGAALSPAAAAPATQTAAPGPAVYYLDGKLSDKAAVYALDQKSIAYIHMLDEKQARQAFGAASGAVAIVVTTANQNSAAVLALNEKVDKVAPFMPATPEQKAAIAAAQAYLLKNYPNAKLQFIGPDSKADAAAPRYRAQFQDGGQTKQQYFDAQGQPVGTASTSPNRR; encoded by the coding sequence ATGTCCTCTACCGTGCTCTACCTACTGAAGGCCAATGTGGCGCTGCTGGTGTTTGCGCCGGCGTATTTTGGGCTGCTGCGCCGGCTCACTTTTTTCTCGCTGAACCGCTTTTATCTGCTGTTCACCCTGCTTTTTTCCGCGGCGTATCCGTTGCTGCCCCTGCCAGCGCTATTTCCCGCCGGAGCGGCTTTGCCAGCAGCTTTTGTGCTGGTAGAAACATCTGCCGCTCACAGCGCCATGGTCGCGGGCCCAGTGGCGCCCGCTGTCGACTGGGGAGCGGTGGGGCTGTTGCTCTACGCCGGCGGCGCGGCGGTGCTGCTGGGCCGGCTGCTGGTGCAGCTGCTGTCGCTGTGGCAGTTGCGGCGCACTTCACACCCTTCGGTAGTGCTGGGCCAGCCCATCCGGGCGCTGGCGGGCGTGGTCAGCCCGTTTTCCTTCTGGCGCACCATTTACCTCAACCCGCGGCAGCACCCCGGCGCCGAGCTGGCGGCCGTGCTGCGCCACGAGCAGGTGCACGCGCGCCAGTGGCACACGCTCGACGTGCTGCTGGCCCAGGTAGCCCAGGCCCTGGCCTGGTGCAACCCCGCGGCCTGGCTGCTGCGCCGGGCCCTGCTCGACAACCTCGAATACCTCGCCGACCACGCCGCCCTGCAAACCGGCCTCGACCGCCAGGCCTACCAATACAGCCTGCTATGCCTCAGCCAAGGCGTGGCCGGGCCTTCCCTCGTCTCCCATTTCACATTTCCAACCCTCAAAAACCGTGTTATCATGATGAATTCTCCTGCTTCCGCATTGGGCCAGACCGGGCGCTACCTGCTGGCTTTGCCGCTGGCGGTGGGCCTGGCCGTGGGTGTGGGCGCGGCGCTGTCACCCGCTGCGGCCGCGCCTGCCACCCAAACCGCCGCGCCCGGCCCAGCCGTGTACTACCTCGATGGCAAGCTGAGCGACAAGGCGGCAGTGTACGCCCTCGACCAGAAAAGTATTGCCTACATCCATATGCTGGACGAAAAGCAGGCCCGCCAGGCGTTTGGCGCAGCCAGTGGGGCGGTGGCCATTGTAGTAACCACGGCCAACCAGAATTCGGCCGCCGTGCTGGCGCTCAACGAGAAAGTGGATAAAGTCGCCCCTTTCATGCCGGCTACGCCTGAGCAAAAAGCTGCTATCGCCGCCGCTCAGGCCTACCTGCTCAAGAATTACCCCAATGCCAAGCTGCAGTTCATTGGCCCCGACTCCAAAGCCGATGCGGCCGCACCCCGCTACCGCGCCCAGTTTCAAGATGGCGGCCAAACCAAGCAGCAGTATTTCGATGCACAAGGCCAGCCCGTAGGAACTGCCAGTACGTCTCCGAATCGCAGATAA
- a CDS encoding Hsp20/alpha crystallin family protein: MAIQKYQDSFGDLMPQSFSTMLDRFFQDSVAGRGRVNAFSPQVDAYETDKGYQIDVALPGLKRDDVKVDFQQGRLTISGERQFKNEQNDRRYHIVESSYGTFQRSFQLPDTIEPRQIQATFEDGVLHVTVPKDEEKTMRHKIQIQGAQAGGQPSGQLSERMGQQATDVQVQQGNDQGNGQKGGNQGGSQRQRESTSR, from the coding sequence ATGGCTATTCAAAAGTATCAGGACTCTTTCGGCGACCTTATGCCGCAGAGTTTTTCGACCATGCTCGACCGGTTCTTTCAGGACTCTGTGGCGGGCCGCGGCCGGGTCAATGCGTTTTCGCCCCAAGTAGATGCTTACGAAACCGACAAGGGCTATCAGATTGACGTGGCCCTGCCCGGTTTGAAGCGCGATGACGTCAAGGTCGATTTTCAGCAGGGCCGCCTTACCATCTCCGGCGAGCGCCAGTTCAAAAACGAGCAAAACGACCGGCGCTACCACATCGTGGAAAGCTCCTATGGCACGTTCCAGCGTTCCTTCCAGCTGCCCGACACCATTGAGCCCCGCCAGATTCAGGCCACCTTTGAGGACGGCGTGCTGCACGTGACGGTGCCCAAAGACGAGGAGAAAACCATGCGCCACAAGATTCAGATACAGGGTGCACAGGCGGGAGGCCAGCCCAGCGGCCAGCTGTCCGAGCGCATGGGCCAGCAAGCCACCGACGTACAGGTGCAGCAAGGCAATGACCAAGGCAACGGGCAGAAAGGCGGCAACCAAGGCGGCAGCCAGCGCCAGAGAGAATCGACCTCGCGCTAA
- a CDS encoding alpha/beta hydrolase, giving the protein MIPLPLTTPRTARYLSLGESGPAIEHVWVCLHGHDQPVGDLADQLRNLDTPERLLVLPEALSRFELPAAEGEEPRTGAAWFAPDSLLPDFDDLSAYLDALTNEVLAACPPDTPLTVLGYGHGAAAACRWLAGNGVEYIRLILSAPVFPAGIDRRATLVALPERPVLVVSTTTDTYTPEAAGEGLMQDLLDVGLSAQQRLVDAGPLPLAALGASGEA; this is encoded by the coding sequence ATGATACCACTCCCCTTAACTACGCCGCGCACGGCCCGCTATTTGAGCTTGGGCGAGTCCGGGCCTGCCATTGAGCACGTGTGGGTATGCCTGCACGGCCACGACCAGCCCGTGGGCGATTTGGCCGACCAGCTCCGCAACCTCGACACGCCGGAGCGCCTGTTGGTGCTACCTGAAGCGTTGAGCCGTTTTGAATTGCCCGCAGCCGAGGGAGAAGAACCGCGCACCGGCGCTGCCTGGTTTGCCCCTGACTCGCTGCTTCCGGACTTCGACGACCTGAGCGCTTACCTCGATGCCCTCACCAATGAGGTGCTAGCGGCCTGCCCGCCGGATACGCCGCTCACGGTGCTCGGCTACGGCCACGGGGCAGCCGCGGCCTGCCGCTGGCTAGCGGGCAATGGCGTCGAATACATCCGGTTGATTCTGTCTGCGCCCGTGTTTCCGGCGGGGATTGACCGGCGGGCCACCCTGGTGGCCCTGCCCGAGCGGCCGGTGCTGGTGGTGAGCACCACTACCGATACGTACACGCCGGAAGCGGCCGGCGAAGGCCTGATGCAGGATTTGCTGGATGTGGGCCTGAGCGCCCAGCAACGCCTCGTCGATGCCGGGCCGCTGCCGCTGGCTGCCTTGGGCGCTAGCGGCGAAGCCTAG
- a CDS encoding acyltransferase family protein, with protein MPAPPPTALPYHPELNGLRAVAVGIVLVQHWLEPPFPLGELGPSLFFVLSGYLVSGIIWKYKAYAGAPGPWWHRVGTFYLRRALRILPSYYLVLAGCAVLPLAMVREYPSWYVLPGANFLVYRFGGWGDGVGHFWTIAVEIQFYLLWPWLLGVLGRRLKLLLAMVAVGWGFRVLWSLWVSPNMVHMLLPANLDLFGLGAVLQLAQYQPWLARLARGRYVLLAWLGWAALNRWHPSGPGAQFWALGQGTWLAIADFLTIGWLLCVPAAGRRLGLGHAATQWVGQRSYGIYLCHLPLLVFWQRLVYHFVPDAAGRATLMAPWLLLCVLGPAVLLLSAASWHFVEAPIDRFKNRFRYVSAPRPLAKHV; from the coding sequence ATGCCTGCTCCGCCACCTACCGCCCTCCCGTACCACCCCGAACTCAACGGCCTGCGGGCCGTGGCCGTGGGCATTGTGCTGGTGCAGCATTGGCTAGAGCCGCCGTTTCCGCTGGGCGAGCTGGGCCCGAGCTTGTTCTTTGTGCTCAGCGGCTACCTGGTGTCGGGCATTATCTGGAAATACAAAGCCTACGCGGGAGCGCCCGGGCCCTGGTGGCACCGGGTGGGCACCTTCTACCTGCGGCGGGCACTGCGCATCCTGCCGTCTTACTACCTGGTGTTGGCCGGCTGTGCGGTGCTGCCGCTGGCCATGGTGCGCGAGTACCCTAGCTGGTACGTGCTGCCGGGGGCCAATTTTTTGGTGTACCGCTTTGGGGGCTGGGGCGACGGCGTGGGCCACTTCTGGACCATTGCCGTCGAAATCCAGTTTTACCTGCTGTGGCCCTGGCTGCTGGGCGTCTTGGGCCGTCGGCTAAAGCTGCTGCTGGCGATGGTTGCCGTGGGCTGGGGGTTCCGGGTGCTGTGGTCGTTGTGGGTGAGCCCAAACATGGTGCACATGCTGCTGCCCGCCAATCTGGATTTGTTTGGGCTGGGCGCCGTGCTCCAACTGGCGCAGTACCAGCCCTGGCTAGCGCGGCTGGCCCGGGGGCGGTATGTGCTGCTGGCGTGGCTGGGTTGGGCTGCTTTGAACCGGTGGCACCCCTCGGGGCCCGGAGCTCAGTTCTGGGCCTTGGGCCAAGGCACCTGGTTGGCGATTGCCGACTTTCTCACGATTGGCTGGCTGCTGTGCGTGCCCGCGGCCGGCCGTCGCCTGGGCTTGGGCCATGCGGCTACGCAGTGGGTGGGCCAGCGCAGCTACGGCATTTACCTCTGCCACTTGCCGCTGCTGGTGTTTTGGCAGCGGCTGGTATACCACTTCGTGCCCGACGCCGCGGGGCGGGCCACGCTCATGGCGCCCTGGCTCCTCCTGTGCGTACTCGGGCCAGCGGTGCTCCTGCTCAGCGCGGCATCCTGGCATTTCGTAGAAGCTCCCATCGACCGCTTCAAAAACCGATTCCGGTACGTTTCGGCTCCGCGGCCCCTGGCGAAGCACGTTTAG
- a CDS encoding BlaI/MecI/CopY family transcriptional regulator: protein MERLTQSEEDAMYVLWQSNGGFIKEVLERLPEPRPPYTTLASTVRNLERKGYVRAEKLGNSFRFVPVVSADDYQRSSLGTLVQQHFRNSYKDLVSFFAQDNKVSAADLQEIIKLIESKKAE from the coding sequence ATGGAACGCCTCACCCAATCCGAAGAAGACGCCATGTATGTGCTCTGGCAAAGCAACGGCGGCTTTATCAAAGAAGTGCTGGAACGCCTGCCCGAGCCGCGCCCGCCCTACACCACGCTGGCCTCCACGGTGCGCAACCTGGAACGCAAGGGTTACGTGCGGGCCGAAAAGCTGGGCAACTCCTTCCGCTTCGTGCCGGTGGTATCGGCCGATGATTACCAGCGAAGCTCGCTGGGCACGCTGGTGCAGCAGCATTTCCGAAACTCCTACAAAGACCTGGTGTCGTTTTTCGCGCAGGACAACAAAGTCAGCGCGGCTGATTTGCAGGAGATTATCAAGCTCATCGAAAGCAAAAAAGCCGAGTAG